The following coding sequences lie in one Brevibacterium marinum genomic window:
- a CDS encoding 3-isopropylmalate dehydrogenase, whose translation MKFSIAVMPGDGIGNEVVPEGLKVLKRAIEVSGEPVELDLTDYDVGASRWHESGETITDEELESLRGHDAIFFGACGDPSVPSGVLERGVILKMRFGLSHAVNLRPSKLFSGISSPLADPGKVDFVVVREGTEGSYTGMGGSVRTDTPYEVATEVSVNTWYGVERAVRDAFERAQARNKKLTYVHKHNVMVHAGHLWRRVVEKVGAEYPEVEFNYEHTDACTIFMVTDPSRYDVIVTDNLFGDILTDLAAAVTGGIGLAASGNLNVEGTAPSLFEPIHGSAPDIAGQQIADPTASILSGALMASNLGLEVVAKSIEAAVEADLADRDGTKRSTAEVGDAIAARLS comes from the coding sequence ATGAAGTTCTCAATTGCGGTCATGCCCGGCGACGGAATCGGCAACGAGGTCGTCCCCGAAGGACTCAAGGTCCTCAAGCGCGCCATCGAGGTGTCCGGAGAACCGGTCGAACTCGATCTCACCGATTACGACGTCGGCGCCAGCCGCTGGCATGAGTCCGGCGAGACGATCACGGACGAGGAGTTGGAATCGCTGCGTGGCCACGATGCCATCTTCTTCGGCGCCTGCGGAGACCCGAGCGTACCATCGGGCGTCCTCGAGCGCGGCGTGATCCTCAAGATGCGCTTCGGGCTCAGCCACGCCGTCAACCTGCGCCCCTCGAAGCTCTTCTCCGGGATCTCCAGTCCGCTGGCGGATCCGGGCAAGGTCGACTTCGTCGTCGTCCGTGAGGGCACCGAGGGCTCGTACACCGGAATGGGCGGATCCGTGCGCACCGATACGCCCTACGAGGTCGCGACCGAGGTCTCCGTCAATACCTGGTACGGCGTGGAACGAGCAGTCCGCGATGCCTTCGAACGTGCGCAGGCGCGGAACAAGAAGCTCACCTACGTCCACAAGCACAACGTCATGGTCCATGCCGGTCACCTGTGGCGCCGAGTGGTCGAGAAGGTCGGCGCCGAATACCCAGAGGTCGAGTTCAACTACGAGCACACGGACGCGTGCACGATCTTCATGGTCACCGACCCCTCGCGCTACGACGTGATCGTGACGGACAACCTGTTCGGCGACATCCTCACCGACCTTGCCGCGGCTGTGACCGGCGGCATCGGTCTGGCGGCCTCGGGCAATCTCAATGTCGAAGGCACCGCGCCCAGTCTGTTCGAGCCCATCCACGGATCGGCTCCGGACATCGCCGGCCAGCAGATCGCCGATCCGACCGCCTCGATCCTCTCCGGCGCTCTCATGGCCTCGAACCTGGGGCTCGAGGTCGTGGCGAAGTCGATCGAAGCCGCCGTCGAGGCCGATCTGGCCGATCGTGACGGGACCAAGCGATCCACCGCCGAGGTGGGCGACGCGATCGCTGCCCGCCTGAGCTGA
- a CDS encoding phosphatase PAP2 family protein, translating to MAVRQPAWLLWSTLPAVLLVVAFGLWLHSNVSGPTSIDQGWLNLVGLEPDTVPYWMAVTLAEVGGGTGAVVCTGLLAVIFVLLRRFRAAGVLVTTMLFGIALSEILKTVVTRVRPSEQLYDSLGYSYPSGHSMGAAALAVALAFIFSRAHMLRLAHVGAVPPLAIPSEDEDDPAPVSAGLDDSALTDDSGAAPTEIAPPLEPVRLRFHWSMVLACAWVLLMMWSQHCRCTGSPTRSPGHSSASRPRSWPTSCGPG from the coding sequence GTGGCGGTCCGTCAGCCGGCGTGGCTCCTCTGGTCGACCCTGCCCGCAGTCCTACTCGTCGTCGCCTTCGGCCTGTGGCTGCACAGCAACGTCTCGGGTCCCACCTCCATCGATCAGGGTTGGCTGAACCTCGTCGGGCTCGAACCCGACACCGTCCCGTACTGGATGGCGGTCACCCTCGCTGAGGTGGGTGGGGGCACCGGTGCGGTCGTCTGCACCGGCCTGCTGGCTGTGATCTTCGTCCTGCTGCGACGGTTCCGTGCCGCCGGTGTCCTCGTGACCACCATGCTCTTCGGGATCGCGCTGTCCGAAATCCTCAAAACGGTGGTCACCCGGGTACGACCCAGTGAACAGCTCTATGACTCCCTGGGCTATTCGTATCCCTCCGGCCATTCCATGGGCGCCGCGGCGTTGGCCGTGGCGCTCGCGTTCATCTTCTCCCGCGCGCACATGCTCCGGTTGGCTCATGTGGGCGCGGTTCCGCCGCTGGCGATCCCGTCCGAAGACGAGGACGACCCCGCTCCTGTCAGCGCCGGCCTCGACGACTCGGCCCTCACTGATGATTCCGGGGCCGCTCCGACCGAGATCGCTCCCCCGCTCGAACCGGTGCGCCTGAGGTTCCACTGGTCGATGGTCCTCGCATGTGCGTGGGTCCTGCTGATGATGTGGTCACAGCACTGCAGGTGCACTGGCTCTCCGACACGATCGCCGGGGCACTCATCGGCATCTCGGCCGCGGTCCTGGCCGACGAGCTGTGGACCTGGGTGA
- a CDS encoding GNAT family N-acetyltransferase yields the protein MTNYRFENFQPAFDESTGAPDERTKAYFASTSVGFHDSRSTDDALRNRVRRAIADGRNLTAVYARQEYAHALDSSVPVATFAWFEKLVNVGGGRLVPGHLITWVTVRPTHRRRGLLRSLMTTDLAEAKAEGYPFAALTATEGGIYSRFGFGVATWAHAIEVDTSPGFKMLHEPDRRVEMCLPSELRELAPKIYGEFMRTSPGAMERQQTYIERATGALNTDTGEADRGVRAALHFDEQGEPDGYVSYKFAGWSKSPPTIEIVDFVAVTDAAYASLWSFLAAIDLSTRVTFGESAEDSPLPWLLTDSRRVRTVSTEDNIWIRILDVKAALEARPWYVPGTLVLEIDDSLDLAGGRYTITSDGENAVVEVASGSTPADLGLGIAELGSLYFGGADPVILARAGRIDENVPGAAVRASSMFNLGRMPYSPNGF from the coding sequence GTGACGAATTACAGGTTCGAGAATTTCCAGCCCGCCTTCGACGAGTCGACAGGCGCCCCCGACGAGCGTACGAAGGCCTACTTCGCGTCGACGAGTGTGGGATTCCACGATTCCAGGTCGACCGATGATGCACTGAGGAACCGTGTCCGGCGCGCCATCGCCGACGGTCGGAACCTCACCGCCGTCTACGCCCGGCAGGAGTATGCGCACGCCCTTGACTCCAGCGTCCCCGTGGCAACCTTCGCGTGGTTCGAGAAGCTGGTCAATGTGGGCGGAGGACGCCTGGTTCCCGGGCACCTGATCACCTGGGTGACCGTGAGGCCGACCCACCGCAGGCGCGGACTCCTGCGGTCGCTGATGACGACAGACCTCGCCGAGGCGAAGGCCGAGGGGTACCCCTTCGCGGCACTGACCGCGACGGAAGGCGGGATCTACTCCCGCTTCGGATTCGGCGTCGCCACCTGGGCGCACGCGATCGAGGTCGACACCTCACCCGGATTCAAGATGCTCCACGAACCGGACCGTCGGGTGGAGATGTGCCTGCCCAGCGAGCTGCGCGAGTTGGCGCCGAAGATCTACGGCGAGTTCATGCGCACCTCACCGGGCGCGATGGAGCGGCAGCAGACCTACATCGAACGCGCCACCGGAGCGCTGAACACCGACACCGGCGAAGCCGACCGCGGTGTGCGCGCGGCGCTGCATTTCGACGAACAGGGCGAACCCGACGGCTATGTCTCCTACAAATTCGCGGGGTGGTCGAAGAGCCCGCCGACGATCGAGATCGTCGACTTCGTCGCGGTCACCGACGCAGCCTACGCTTCACTGTGGTCATTCCTGGCCGCGATCGACCTCTCGACGCGGGTGACTTTCGGCGAGTCGGCAGAGGACTCGCCGCTGCCGTGGCTGCTCACGGACTCTCGCCGAGTGCGCACCGTGTCCACCGAGGACAACATCTGGATCCGGATCCTCGACGTCAAGGCGGCGCTCGAGGCCAGACCCTGGTATGTGCCCGGCACCCTGGTACTCGAGATCGATGATTCCCTCGATCTGGCCGGCGGCCGGTACACGATCACCTCGGATGGCGAGAACGCCGTGGTCGAGGTCGCCTCGGGCTCGACGCCCGCCGACCTGGGCCTGGGCATCGCCGAACTCGGGTCCCTCTACTTCGGCGGAGCCGATCCCGTGATCCTCGCCCGGGCCGGACGCATCGACGAGAACGTACCCGGTGCCGCAGTGCGCGCCAGCTCGATGTTCAACTTGGGCCGGATGCCGTATTCGCCCAACGGATTCTGA
- a CDS encoding HpcH/HpaI aldolase/citrate lyase family protein, whose product MTDTIRNARAAALPAKLSRSWLLVNAAKEEIFTAAQVSEADSVIFDLEASVSDDQKLMARDNVVRALENGMSAWVRINKMDSEFWDDDLASIAMLPGLRGVMLPETERPEQVSYTAMRAKAGLPVIALLESAMGVENATKIAEAPGTFRLAFGTNDFRKDTGFSGDSMALAYARSRLTIASRMGGLPGAIDGPSAAGADDEQVSNDAEVTHMMGMTGKLVLNVDQVVTLNESMSPSEDERDWARQMLAEAEGGSEITDGSYLPRLTRAKKIASLASTYGLWNA is encoded by the coding sequence TTGACAGATACGATCCGCAATGCCCGAGCCGCCGCACTTCCCGCGAAGCTCTCCCGATCCTGGCTGCTGGTCAATGCGGCCAAGGAGGAGATCTTCACTGCGGCGCAGGTCTCCGAAGCGGATTCCGTCATCTTCGACCTCGAGGCCTCGGTCTCCGATGACCAGAAGCTCATGGCCCGCGACAATGTCGTGCGTGCCCTCGAGAACGGCATGTCAGCCTGGGTCCGGATCAACAAGATGGACTCGGAGTTCTGGGACGACGATCTCGCCTCCATCGCAATGCTGCCCGGGCTGCGTGGCGTGATGCTGCCCGAGACCGAGCGCCCCGAGCAGGTCTCCTACACTGCAATGCGCGCCAAGGCGGGCCTGCCAGTCATCGCACTGCTCGAGTCCGCGATGGGCGTGGAGAATGCCACCAAGATCGCCGAGGCGCCTGGCACCTTCCGCCTCGCCTTCGGAACGAACGACTTCCGCAAGGACACCGGCTTCTCCGGGGACTCGATGGCGCTGGCCTACGCCCGGTCGCGACTGACCATCGCCTCGCGCATGGGCGGGCTGCCCGGAGCCATCGACGGCCCTTCCGCGGCCGGTGCCGACGATGAGCAGGTCAGCAATGACGCCGAGGTGACTCACATGATGGGCATGACCGGAAAGCTCGTGCTCAACGTCGATCAGGTCGTCACCCTCAACGAATCGATGAGCCCGAGCGAGGACGAACGCGACTGGGCCCGCCAGATGCTCGCGGAAGCCGAGGGCGGCTCCGAGATCACGGATGGCTCCTACCTCCCGCGTCTGACTCGCGCGAAGAAGATCGCCTCCCTGGCCTCGACCTACGGTCTCTGGAACGCCTGA
- a CDS encoding branched-chain amino acid aminotransferase, with protein MTDFAVLKNMQPQPELVRENIKKDPGFGLYFTDHMSHVRYTLDDGWHAHQVQPYAPLQLDPAAAVFHYAQEIFEGLKAYRHADGSIWTFRPDRNAIRINKSAERLALPQLPEEDFIESLKALVALDQQWVPTPESAADESSLYLRPFMIATERFLGVRSSHEVDYYVISCPAGPYFSGGIKPVSIWLSQKLNRAGAGGTGFAKCGGNYAASLVPTNEAVAQGCQQVLFTDAAENKYIDELGGMNLMLVTKDGRLLTPELGDSILDGVTRRSLLDLAPQLGLEPEERRITVEEWREGAANGDIVEAFACGTAAVVTPIGRVVSNDFTIDHGEEPGAKTMEFRRTLLDIQYGRIEDKNNWMVRLA; from the coding sequence ATGACTGACTTTGCCGTTCTCAAGAACATGCAGCCGCAACCCGAGCTGGTGCGCGAGAACATCAAGAAGGACCCCGGATTCGGGCTCTACTTCACGGATCATATGTCGCACGTCCGGTACACCCTGGATGACGGCTGGCACGCACACCAGGTGCAGCCGTATGCGCCGCTGCAGCTTGATCCTGCGGCGGCCGTGTTCCACTATGCGCAGGAGATCTTCGAGGGCCTCAAGGCCTATCGTCACGCCGATGGTTCGATCTGGACCTTCCGCCCCGACCGGAATGCCATTCGCATCAACAAGTCCGCCGAACGGCTCGCACTGCCGCAGCTGCCGGAAGAGGACTTCATCGAGTCGCTCAAGGCCCTGGTCGCTCTCGACCAGCAGTGGGTGCCCACTCCCGAGTCGGCGGCCGACGAGTCGAGCCTGTATCTGCGGCCATTCATGATCGCCACCGAGCGTTTCCTCGGCGTGCGCTCAAGCCATGAAGTCGATTACTACGTCATCTCCTGCCCGGCCGGACCGTACTTCTCGGGCGGCATCAAGCCGGTCTCGATCTGGCTGTCGCAGAAGCTCAATCGTGCGGGCGCTGGAGGCACCGGCTTCGCGAAATGCGGTGGCAACTACGCCGCCTCGCTCGTACCGACGAACGAAGCTGTTGCTCAGGGCTGCCAGCAGGTGCTGTTCACCGACGCGGCGGAGAACAAGTACATCGATGAACTCGGCGGCATGAACCTCATGCTCGTGACGAAGGACGGCCGCCTCCTGACGCCGGAACTCGGCGACTCGATCCTCGATGGTGTCACTCGCCGGTCGCTCCTCGACCTGGCTCCGCAGTTGGGTCTCGAGCCGGAGGAGCGCAGGATCACTGTGGAAGAGTGGCGCGAAGGGGCTGCCAACGGCGACATCGTCGAAGCCTTCGCCTGTGGCACCGCGGCGGTCGTCACACCGATCGGCCGCGTCGTCAGCAATGACTTCACGATCGATCACGGTGAAGAGCCGGGAGCCAAGACCATGGAGTTCCGCAGGACTCTGCTCGACATCCAGTACGGACGGATTGAAGACAAGAACAACTGGATGGTTCGTCTGGCCTGA
- the serA gene encoding phosphoglycerate dehydrogenase: MPKPIVLIAENLSPATIDALGGDFEIRHTDGADRSALLTDIVDADAILVRSATQVDAEAIGVAKKLQVIARAGVGLDNVDVPAATSAGVMVVNAPTSNVVSAAELTMAHILGSARYFGAGNTSLKAGEWKRSKYTGVEVYEKTLGIVGLGRIGGLVAERAKAFGMRLVGYDPYITQARAAQMGVEVVDLPGLLAVSDFVTVHMPKTPETIGMISTEEFKAAKQDARFINVARGGIIDEDALAEAVAAGEVGGAGIDVWSTEPPEHSALMELDAVNVTPHLGASTAEAQEKAGVAVAKSVRKALAGELVPDAVNVAGGAIHEDVRPGIPLAERLGRVVNSLANSSVTHFKVEVNGEIADKDVSVLKLSALKGLFKDVVSDQVSYVNAPLLAEERGIGVELVTDPYCEAFRNVTRLTATTSEGQRISVSGTVTGPKLVQKLTEVNGFDLEIELTDNLLIFRYEDRPGIIGQLGQALGANEINIAGMQVSPSATDNDALSVLAVDSAVSEEVVKAVAGAVNASAFSGVSLSED, from the coding sequence GTGCCCAAGCCCATCGTGCTCATCGCCGAAAATCTGTCACCGGCCACCATCGATGCCCTCGGAGGGGACTTCGAGATCCGTCACACCGACGGCGCTGACCGATCTGCGCTGCTCACGGACATCGTCGACGCCGACGCGATTCTCGTTCGCTCCGCGACTCAGGTCGATGCCGAGGCGATCGGCGTCGCGAAGAAGCTCCAGGTCATCGCCCGTGCCGGCGTCGGACTTGACAATGTCGACGTCCCGGCAGCCACCTCGGCGGGAGTCATGGTCGTCAACGCACCGACCTCGAACGTCGTCTCCGCGGCCGAGCTCACGATGGCCCACATCCTCGGCTCCGCACGCTACTTCGGAGCTGGCAACACCTCCCTCAAGGCGGGGGAGTGGAAGCGTTCGAAGTACACAGGCGTCGAAGTCTACGAGAAGACCTTGGGCATCGTCGGGCTCGGACGCATCGGCGGTCTCGTTGCCGAACGCGCGAAGGCCTTCGGCATGCGGCTGGTCGGCTACGACCCCTACATCACCCAGGCACGGGCCGCGCAGATGGGCGTCGAGGTCGTCGACCTGCCGGGTCTGCTGGCCGTGAGTGACTTCGTCACCGTCCACATGCCCAAGACTCCTGAGACGATCGGCATGATCAGCACCGAGGAATTCAAAGCCGCGAAGCAGGACGCCAGGTTCATCAATGTCGCCCGCGGCGGCATCATCGACGAGGACGCGCTCGCCGAGGCGGTCGCGGCCGGTGAGGTCGGCGGTGCCGGCATCGACGTGTGGAGCACCGAACCCCCGGAGCACTCGGCGCTCATGGAACTCGATGCCGTCAACGTCACGCCCCACCTCGGCGCCTCGACCGCCGAAGCACAGGAGAAGGCCGGCGTCGCCGTCGCCAAGTCTGTGCGCAAGGCACTGGCCGGGGAGCTCGTTCCCGATGCGGTCAACGTCGCCGGCGGAGCCATCCACGAGGACGTGCGCCCGGGCATACCTCTGGCCGAACGGCTCGGCCGTGTCGTCAACTCGCTCGCGAACTCCTCGGTCACACACTTCAAGGTCGAGGTCAACGGCGAGATCGCCGATAAGGATGTGTCCGTCCTCAAGCTCTCGGCGCTCAAGGGTCTGTTCAAGGACGTCGTGTCCGATCAGGTGTCCTATGTCAATGCACCGCTGCTGGCGGAGGAGCGCGGCATCGGCGTCGAACTCGTCACCGACCCGTACTGCGAGGCCTTCCGCAACGTCACCAGGCTGACGGCGACGACGAGCGAAGGGCAGAGGATCTCGGTCTCGGGGACAGTGACCGGACCGAAGCTCGTGCAGAAGCTCACGGAGGTCAACGGCTTCGACCTCGAGATCGAACTCACCGACAACCTGCTCATCTTCCGCTACGAGGACCGTCCGGGCATCATCGGTCAGCTGGGCCAGGCGCTGGGCGCCAATGAGATCAACATCGCCGGCATGCAGGTCTCGCCCTCGGCGACCGACAATGACGCGCTGTCCGTTCTGGCGGTCGACTCGGCGGTGTCCGAGGAAGTCGTCAAGGCCGTGGCGGGAGCGGTCAACGCCTCGGCATTCAGCGGAGTGTCGCTGAGCGAGGACTGA